Part of the Tidjanibacter massiliensis genome is shown below.
TAGGGCCCGCCGGAAGCGGCAAGACCTACACCGCGATAGCGCTGGCAGTACGCGCCCTGCGCAACAAGGAGGTGAAAAGAATCATCCTGACGCGCCCCGCGGTAGAGGCGGGCGAAAAACTCGGTTTCCTCCCCGGGGACCTCAAGGAGAAACTCGACCCCTACCTCCAACCGCTCTACGACGCACTGAACGACATGATTCCGGCAGCCAAGCTCCAGAAGTACATCGACGAGGGCACAGTGCAGATAGCCCCGCTCGCCTACATGCGCGGACGGACGCTGGACAACGCTTTCGTCATTCTCGACGAAGCACAGAACACCACCCTCTCCCAACTCAAGATGTTCCTTACCCGCATGGGACGCAACGCGAAGTTCATCGTGACGGGCGACATCACCCAGATAGACCTGCCGCGCCGTTCCGATTCCGGCCTCGTCCGGGCCATGGAGCTGCTGCGGGGAATAGACGGTATCGGCATCGTGGAGTTCGACCAGCGCGACATCATCCGTCACCGGCTGGTAAAGCACATTGTCAAGGCGTTCGAGAAGGAGCAGGAGCAGACGGCGGGCAAAGAGACGCCGGCGACGGACGAAGCACGCTGAACCGTCACACGACACCCGCGCAAGACGCAGGAATTTTCCAGGAAAGCGCAGCCACCAGGAGGATAGAACGTGATAACAGGACGGTAATACGTAATAATGTAAATCTTTCAGGCAATTTTATAAGGTTTTTCCGGGGTTTATTCACATCTTTGTTTCGACCGAACGCTGCGCGCTTGTGTATTGAAGAGACGCAGACGGGCGTTTGCGGCTTTTTGAATGAAATATTCATTATATTTGTTTCAGCGAACTGCCGGGTGAACGCACACCGGGCCTGCGCCAGCGATACGCCGGCGGTTGTGACGGGTATTTTCGCAGTACCGGAGGCAATGACGGCCGGCAGACGCGAAAAACGATAAACGAAACGAAATCACAAAATGCATAAGACTATGGACAAGGACTTGAAAAAACTGAAACCGGAACTGCTGTGGACGCGGTTCTCGGAGATATGCGCCGTTCCGCGCCCCTCGCACCACGAGGAGAAGATACGGGAGTACATCATCGACTTCGCCAAGAGACACAACCTGGACTACACCGTGGACGCCGGCCCCAACATCATCATCCGCAAACCGGCCACTCCGGGGATGGAGAACCGCAAGACGGTCGTCCTGCAGGCTCACCTTGACATGGTGCCGCAGAAGAACTCCGACAAGGAGTTCGACTTCGAGAAGGACGGTATCGAGGCCTACATCGACGGCGACTGGGTAACGGCCAACGGGACAACGCTCGGCGCCGACAACGGCATCGGAGCTTCGGCCATCCTCGCCGTACTGGAGGACCGAACGGTGAAACACGGCCCCATCGAGGCGCTCTTCACGGCCACGGAGGAGACCGGCATGGATGGAGCCTTCGCACTGCGCCCCGGCGAACTGAAGGGCGACATCCTCATCAACCTCGACTCGGAGACGGAAGGTGAACTCTATGTAGGCTGCGCCGGCGGGCTCGACCTGACGGCCACCATGAAGTACGATACGGTCAAGCTCGACCGCGAGAACTTCGCCGGATACCGACTCGAAATCAAGGGTCTCAAAGGCGGCCACTCCGGCATGGAAATTATCCTCCAGCGGGCCAACGCCAACAAGCTCTTCGCCCGCTTCATGCGCAACTGCCAGGAAAAGCTCGGCATCATGCTCTGCGACATCGACGGCGGCGGCCTGCGCAACGCCATTCCGCGCGAGGCATTCGCCACCGTGGCAGTGATGAAAAAACACGAGAAAGCCTTCCAGAATGCCGTCAAGAAGTTTGAAAAGATATACATCGACGAATACAAGGGCATCGAGGACGGCATTTCCTTCAAGGCCGTTCCTGTCAAGACTCCCTCCAAAGCCATCAATTTCTTCGACCAGGCCAATCTGGTGGATGCCGTATTCGGCTGCCCGAACGGAGTGATGCGCATGAGTACCTCGATGCCGGGGCTGGTACAGACCTCCTCGAACCTCGCAAGGGTGGTGTCCGAACGCGGCTACTTCAAAATCATGTGCCTGCTTCGCAGTTCGGTGAATACCGAAAAGGACGACCTGGCCCTCATGATACGCACCGTCTTCGAGCTCACCGGAGCGACCGTCAGGACTTCCGGAGCCTACGACGGCTGGAATCCGAACATGGATTCGCCCATTCTCAGGGCGATGAAGGCTGGATACAAGGAACTCTTCGGCAAGGAACCGGCCGTCATGGCGATACACGCCGGACTCGAATGCGGCATCATCGGCGGCAAATATCCCGACATGGACATGATATCCTGCGGCCCCACCATCAAATATCCCCATTCGCCCGATGAGAAGGTAAACATCGCTTCGGTCGAGAAGTTCTGGAAGTTCCTCTGCCACACGCTGGAAACCATCCCCGTGAAATAAGGGAAAGCGGTGGACGGAACGGTAGGGTATAAACCTGCGGAGAGCTCCGGTGCCAAATGGCTCGCAATTATCAATCCCTCCGCGGCGGGCGGCAGCGCCGCCGCGGAGTGGCCATTGATAGACCGATTGCTGCGCAGGGCCGGAATCACTGCCGAGGCGGTCTTCACCGCGCATCGGTACCATGCGGTGGAGCTGACTGTCGCCGCCGTCAACGACGGCATAAGACACATCATCGCGGTAGGAGGCGACACGACACTGCATGAAGTGGTGAACGGACTCTTCATCCAACGGGCCGTCCGGCCGGAAGAGATAACGCTCGGCATCATCCCGACAGGCAACTGCAGGATAGCCGGCATACCGAAGACATATCCCGAAGCGGTTTCGGCCATCGCTTCGGGATATGTCTCTTTATACCACATCGCAACCGTCTCATACAGTCAGTCGCACTACCGACAGGAGCGCCTGATGGCAGGCGAAGCCGGCATGGGACTGTATGCCATGCTCGCAGCCCGATTCAACCGGCTCCGGGAAGAGGGCAAAGCGACCGTACCGAGACGCCTTTGGGCCGTACTGGAAAGTATCCTCTCCTACCGCGCTCCGCAAGTACGTATCTATGCGGACGGACAATCCGTCTACTGCGGCCGTGCCGCGGGTGCTACCCTCGTCATCTCCGGCGAGTTTCCCGAAGGGCATTTTGAACTCACCCTGCAGCCCGGAGGCTGCCGAATGACCTGTCTGCGCCTCTTCTACAAGCTGTTCCGTGGTAAACCGTATGACCTGCCCGGCAGCCTGCACTGGAGAGGCAGAGAGATACGCATCGAAACGGACAATATTTTCGCCGTGGAAGCCGACGGCGACCCGCTCGGAGACACCCCGCTCGGATTCCGGATAACGGAAGCTGCCGTCAGACTGGCACTCCCCGCCCCAGCAACCGACAGAACGGCAGAGGAGAGCGCTCCGTACAGATACAAACGCTCCGTACAGTATATTCCGCGCAACTCACGTCCGTCTCTCTAAACGGAAAAAGCCCGGCAAAGACAGCCGGAAATGGCAGCCGCAAAAGGGCTCCCCTCAGCAAACCAGCCTTTCATCTCCAAGAAAGACGCCTATTCCCCGGAGACCGTTCCCGACCGGGAGGCTTCCAGGCCAATATCCTGTCACCAAACAGCAACCACATCCGCACGCCCCTCCCGCCGCATCCTGTTTTTGCACGGTTCTTGTAACGTTTAAGCCAGACATAATTTTTCTTAACCGTTAAAAACATTTTGATATGGAAACATTAATGGAACGTTTCAAAAGCCTAACACGCTATTGGTGGGCAATGCTGATACTCGGCGTGGCCATCTTCGTGGTGGGTATTCTCATCTTCACCTATCCGGGCGAAAGCTACATAGGCATGGCAGCACTCTTCGCCGTACTGATGCTCGTTTCGGGTATCATCGAGGTGGTAATTGCATTTACCGAAAAGTACATGGTAGGCCGGGGATGGGCCGCGGTACTGGGTGTCCTGGAAATCATCCTCGGCATCATCCTGATATGCAGCCCGGCCATCACGGCCATGATGCTTCCTATCGTACTCGGCATATGGTTGCTGTTCCGCGGTATCGGTCTCATCGGCATCGCGAGCGAAATGAGCCACTTCAAGGTCAATGGCATGGTATGGACCATCATCCTCGGCATTCTACTCATCATCTGCTCGCTGATGATACTCTTCCAGCCACTGTTCGGCATCGCAGCCGTCGTGGTATGGGTAGGCATATCGTTCCTGGTAGCGGGTGTATCGCTCGTGGTGTTCGCCTTCCAGCTGTTCAGCATCAAGAACAAGTTCAAGAAACTGACGGAATAACCTTCGCGGTTTCCGCACGCAAGCCGCCGTACATCCGGATGTACGGCGGCTTTTTTATTCCTTCGTCCGAACAGCTCTCCGCTTCCTTCCGCCGGAGCACGGCCGACAATATCAGCCCGAATACGAATATGAATCCGATTACGTTCCACAGGCTTCCCGGAATAAATCCCGTCCCCACTCCTGTACCGGAGAACAGGCAGGAAAGCCCTCTTCCTATCCCAATTCCAGACATAATCCTGTATGCCACAACCGGGCACGACCGTTCCGGAGAGCAGGCCCACCGAGGTATCCGACTCTGCACACGCCCCGCACGCCGGCCTCTTCCTGACACGACGCGGCAATCCGGCACGTCTTTCTTTCCTGGTACCCCGTACACATTCCGCATCATGCGACAATCCGCCCTGCACCAGACCGTCCCGAAACCGGCCGCTCCCTCCTCCACGACCGCCGCACACGACCGGAAGCCGGGACGACAAAAAAAACGGGGCCCCGGATTCAACTCCGGAGCCCCGTATTCGATATCCCTTGCGGGATGAAAATTCTACTGGGGTTTCTGCATCTGGTACAGACGTGCCACCTGTCCTGCGGTCAGCGTCGTATTGTAGATGCCGAGATTATCTATGGCCCCCCTCATGGAGTCCCAACCGTCGGGAGTCTTCCACGAATCCCACTCCCAGGTAGCGGCCTCGTCGTAAACGGTCGCCGCACCGATGAGCAACGGAAGTTGGCGTCCTATCGGGGACACATACGCCGAAGCGATGGAACCGGTCAGGTTCTCCTTGGTCGCGGAGTCCCAGGTCTTCGTGGCGATACCGTTCACATAGAACACTACGGTATGGGCATTGAGGTCCATCGTAACGGCCAAATGTACCCATACACCGTCCTTGACGGTCCCTACCGACTCGTTGTCCATATCGACCGTCGCTGTCGTGGTCTTGACCGTGAAGAAAGGCTTGCCGTTGTTCTCTACGTTCAGTTTCCAGTTGTTCCAGTAGTTG
Proteins encoded:
- a CDS encoding PhoH family protein yields the protein MPEKTITLEGVEPLAFYGVANANLNRICDLFPKLKIVARGSSIKAIGDEAELERFQEKMQALMAYSSKYGHISPEVVGQVFSEGLHKAEEAQSKDTIVYGNGGLIVKARTVNQQRLVELYDDNDLLFAVGPAGSGKTYTAIALAVRALRNKEVKRIILTRPAVEAGEKLGFLPGDLKEKLDPYLQPLYDALNDMIPAAKLQKYIDEGTVQIAPLAYMRGRTLDNAFVILDEAQNTTLSQLKMFLTRMGRNAKFIVTGDITQIDLPRRSDSGLVRAMELLRGIDGIGIVEFDQRDIIRHRLVKHIVKAFEKEQEQTAGKETPATDEAR
- a CDS encoding aminoacyl-histidine dipeptidase, whose product is MDKDLKKLKPELLWTRFSEICAVPRPSHHEEKIREYIIDFAKRHNLDYTVDAGPNIIIRKPATPGMENRKTVVLQAHLDMVPQKNSDKEFDFEKDGIEAYIDGDWVTANGTTLGADNGIGASAILAVLEDRTVKHGPIEALFTATEETGMDGAFALRPGELKGDILINLDSETEGELYVGCAGGLDLTATMKYDTVKLDRENFAGYRLEIKGLKGGHSGMEIILQRANANKLFARFMRNCQEKLGIMLCDIDGGGLRNAIPREAFATVAVMKKHEKAFQNAVKKFEKIYIDEYKGIEDGISFKAVPVKTPSKAINFFDQANLVDAVFGCPNGVMRMSTSMPGLVQTSSNLARVVSERGYFKIMCLLRSSVNTEKDDLALMIRTVFELTGATVRTSGAYDGWNPNMDSPILRAMKAGYKELFGKEPAVMAIHAGLECGIIGGKYPDMDMISCGPTIKYPHSPDEKVNIASVEKFWKFLCHTLETIPVK
- a CDS encoding diacylglycerol/lipid kinase family protein, coding for MDGTVGYKPAESSGAKWLAIINPSAAGGSAAAEWPLIDRLLRRAGITAEAVFTAHRYHAVELTVAAVNDGIRHIIAVGGDTTLHEVVNGLFIQRAVRPEEITLGIIPTGNCRIAGIPKTYPEAVSAIASGYVSLYHIATVSYSQSHYRQERLMAGEAGMGLYAMLAARFNRLREEGKATVPRRLWAVLESILSYRAPQVRIYADGQSVYCGRAAGATLVISGEFPEGHFELTLQPGGCRMTCLRLFYKLFRGKPYDLPGSLHWRGREIRIETDNIFAVEADGDPLGDTPLGFRITEAAVRLALPAPATDRTAEESAPYRYKRSVQYIPRNSRPSL
- a CDS encoding HdeD family acid-resistance protein, which gives rise to METLMERFKSLTRYWWAMLILGVAIFVVGILIFTYPGESYIGMAALFAVLMLVSGIIEVVIAFTEKYMVGRGWAAVLGVLEIILGIILICSPAITAMMLPIVLGIWLLFRGIGLIGIASEMSHFKVNGMVWTIILGILLIICSLMILFQPLFGIAAVVVWVGISFLVAGVSLVVFAFQLFSIKNKFKKLTE